One Rhizobium sp. NRK18 genomic window carries:
- a CDS encoding mannitol dehydrogenase family protein codes for MTTKLSLSSLDEIASKAAVPAYKREDLSAGILHFGVGNFHRAHQAIYLDDLFNSGRDHDWAIIGAGVMPSDQRMKEKLAAQDYLTTVVEQDINVTAARVTGPMIDIMTAPDLGKIIDKLADPAIRIVSMTITEGGYFIDPASGKFNPDHPAIAADGRNPDDPKTVFGMIVAGLKKRRAAGIAPFTVMSCDNIPGNGEVTEAAVHGLAKLSDPDFAHWIHENVAFPNSMVDRITPATGDREISYLRDTFGIEDGWPVFCEEFKQWVLEDKFPAGRPALETVGVTFVDDVAPYELMKIRILNGGHAAIAYPGALLDIHFVHEAMEEPLIRQFLEKLEKEEIIPIVPPVPDTDLNAYYDLIDRRFSNPKIGDTIPRLAQDGSNRQPKFILPSTADRLRQGLDVTGLALVSALWCRYFAGTSDSGKEIVFNDESADRLHKAAVAAKSDPMAFLALDDIFGDVGRSDVFRKRFANALNHLWKNGTRKTLEDYIAGRLHAGD; via the coding sequence ATGACGACCAAACTCTCCCTCTCGTCGCTGGACGAGATCGCCTCGAAAGCAGCCGTTCCCGCCTACAAGCGCGAAGACTTGAGCGCCGGCATCCTGCATTTCGGCGTCGGCAACTTCCACCGCGCGCATCAGGCGATCTATCTCGATGACCTATTCAATTCGGGTCGTGATCACGACTGGGCGATCATCGGCGCCGGCGTCATGCCGTCGGACCAGCGCATGAAGGAAAAGCTCGCCGCACAGGATTACCTGACGACCGTCGTCGAGCAGGACATCAATGTCACCGCCGCCCGCGTGACTGGACCGATGATCGACATCATGACCGCGCCGGATCTCGGCAAGATCATCGACAAGCTCGCCGACCCGGCAATCCGCATCGTCTCCATGACCATCACCGAGGGCGGCTATTTTATCGATCCGGCCTCCGGCAAGTTCAACCCGGATCATCCGGCAATCGCCGCGGACGGTCGCAACCCCGACGACCCGAAAACCGTGTTCGGCATGATCGTCGCCGGTCTGAAGAAGCGCCGCGCCGCCGGCATCGCCCCCTTCACGGTCATGTCGTGCGACAACATTCCCGGCAACGGCGAAGTGACGGAAGCCGCCGTCCACGGACTTGCGAAACTCTCCGACCCGGATTTCGCCCACTGGATCCACGAGAACGTCGCCTTCCCGAATTCCATGGTCGACCGCATCACGCCGGCGACCGGCGATCGCGAAATTTCCTATCTGCGCGACACGTTCGGCATCGAGGATGGCTGGCCGGTCTTCTGCGAGGAATTCAAGCAATGGGTGCTCGAAGACAAGTTCCCGGCCGGACGCCCTGCCCTGGAGACCGTCGGCGTGACCTTTGTCGATGACGTCGCTCCCTATGAGCTGATGAAGATCCGCATCCTCAACGGCGGCCATGCGGCGATCGCCTATCCGGGCGCGCTCCTCGACATCCATTTCGTCCATGAGGCGATGGAAGAGCCATTGATCCGCCAGTTCCTGGAAAAACTCGAGAAGGAAGAGATCATCCCGATCGTGCCGCCGGTTCCGGATACCGATCTCAACGCCTATTACGACCTGATCGATCGCCGCTTCTCCAATCCGAAGATTGGCGACACCATTCCGCGGCTGGCCCAGGACGGTTCCAACCGCCAGCCGAAGTTCATCCTGCCGTCGACCGCCGACCGGCTGCGTCAGGGACTGGACGTCACGGGCCTCGCCCTCGTCTCGGCGCTCTGGTGCCGCTATTTCGCAGGCACGAGCGACAGCGGCAAGGAAATCGTCTTCAACGACGAAAGCGCCGATCGGCTGCACAAGGCGGCGGTTGCCGCAAAAAGCGATCCGATGGCGTTCCTGGCACTCGACGACATCTTCGGCGATGTCGGCCGCTCGGATGTCTTCCGCAAGCGTTTCGCCAATGCGCTCAATCACCTGTGGAAGAATGGCACGCGCAAGACGCTGGAGGACTATATCGCCGGCCGGCTCCACGCCGGCGATTGA
- a CDS encoding L-iditol 2-dehydrogenase, with protein MSGRLEGKSALITGSARGIGRAFAEAYVREGATVAIADINLERARQTATEIGPNAYAVEMDVTSQASIDAAIAAVEEKTGGIDILINNAALFDLAPIVEITRKSYDTLFSINVAGALFTMQAAAKSMIRRGKGGKIINMASQAGRRGEALVAVYCATKAAVISLTQSAGLDLIKHGINVNAIAPGVVDGEHWDGVDALFAKYENRPLGEKKRLVGAEVPFGRMGRAEDLTGMAIFLASKEADYIVAQTYNVDGGNWMS; from the coding sequence ATGAGCGGACGGCTTGAAGGAAAATCGGCGCTGATCACCGGATCGGCGCGCGGCATCGGCCGCGCCTTCGCGGAAGCCTATGTGCGGGAAGGCGCGACCGTCGCCATCGCCGACATCAACCTCGAACGGGCAAGGCAGACGGCGACCGAGATCGGCCCGAATGCCTATGCCGTCGAAATGGACGTGACCTCGCAGGCCTCCATCGACGCGGCGATCGCCGCGGTCGAGGAAAAGACCGGCGGCATCGACATCCTGATCAACAACGCGGCCCTTTTCGATCTCGCCCCGATCGTCGAGATCACCCGCAAGAGCTATGACACGCTGTTCTCGATCAACGTCGCCGGCGCACTCTTCACCATGCAGGCGGCGGCGAAATCGATGATCAGGCGCGGCAAGGGCGGCAAGATCATCAACATGGCGAGCCAGGCCGGCCGGCGCGGCGAAGCGCTGGTTGCGGTCTACTGCGCCACCAAGGCGGCCGTCATTTCACTCACCCAGTCGGCCGGGCTCGACCTGATCAAGCACGGCATCAACGTCAACGCGATCGCCCCCGGTGTCGTCGACGGCGAGCACTGGGATGGTGTCGACGCCCTGTTTGCCAAATACGAAAACCGGCCGCTTGGCGAAAAGAAGCGGCTCGTCGGCGCCGAAGTGCCGTTCGGCCGCATGGGCCGGGCGGAAGACCTCACCGGCATGGCCATTTTCCTCGCCTCCAAGGAGGCGGACTACATCGTCGCCCAGACCTACAACGTCGACGGCGGCAACTGGATGAGCTGA
- a CDS encoding ABC transporter ATP-binding protein — protein sequence MGSISLKQVSKVFGELKVIPSIDLEINDGEFVVFVGPSGCGKSTLLRLIAGLEDVSGGKIIIDGQDATAKGPAQRGLAMVFQSYALYPHMSVYKNIAFPLKMADMDKAEIDRKVRDAAKVLNLTDYLERRPGQLSGGQRQRVAIGRAIVREPAAFLFDEPLSNLDAALRVNMRLEISELHQTLGTTMVYVTHDQVEAMTMADKIVVLNKGNIEQVGSPLDLYRSPKNLFVAGFIGSPKMNFVTGDYAKAKGAHTIGTRPEHITLSTESGEWRGKVTVSEHLGSDTFLHVQVDGIGLITVRADGEFPVKHGDTVFMTPDANRIHRFDDKGQAI from the coding sequence ATGGGCAGCATTTCACTCAAGCAGGTTTCGAAGGTCTTCGGCGAACTGAAGGTCATCCCTTCGATCGATCTCGAAATCAATGACGGCGAGTTCGTCGTCTTCGTCGGCCCGTCGGGCTGCGGCAAGTCCACGCTTCTGCGGCTGATCGCCGGACTGGAAGACGTGTCCGGCGGCAAGATCATCATCGACGGACAGGACGCCACCGCCAAGGGTCCCGCCCAGCGCGGTCTCGCAATGGTGTTCCAGTCCTATGCGCTCTATCCGCATATGAGCGTCTACAAGAACATCGCCTTCCCGCTGAAGATGGCGGACATGGATAAGGCGGAAATCGACCGCAAGGTGCGCGACGCGGCGAAGGTTCTGAACCTCACCGACTATCTGGAGCGCCGGCCCGGCCAGCTCTCCGGCGGCCAGCGCCAGCGCGTCGCCATCGGCCGCGCCATCGTCCGCGAGCCGGCGGCCTTCCTCTTCGACGAACCGCTGTCGAACCTCGATGCGGCGCTGCGCGTCAACATGCGCCTGGAAATTTCCGAGCTGCACCAGACGCTCGGCACCACCATGGTCTACGTCACCCATGACCAGGTCGAGGCGATGACCATGGCCGACAAGATCGTCGTCCTCAACAAGGGCAACATCGAGCAGGTCGGCTCGCCGCTCGACCTGTACCGCAGCCCGAAGAACCTCTTCGTCGCCGGCTTCATCGGCTCGCCGAAGATGAACTTCGTGACCGGCGACTATGCCAAGGCCAAGGGCGCCCATACGATCGGCACCCGGCCGGAACACATCACGCTGTCGACCGAGAGTGGCGAATGGCGCGGCAAGGTGACGGTGTCCGAACACCTCGGCTCCGACACGTTCCTGCACGTCCAGGTCGACGGCATCGGCCTCATCACCGTCCGTGCCGACGGCGAGTTTCCGGTCAAGCATGGCGACACGGTGTTCATGACGCCGGACGCAAACCGCATCCATCGCTTCGACGACAAGGGACAGGCGATATGA
- a CDS encoding carbohydrate ABC transporter permease translates to MARQVTLQRKLVMTVIVWALGLLIFFPILWTILTSFKTEAEAIASPPSFLFFHWTTENYAEVQSRSNYFLHFFNSVTISVGSTLLGLLIAIPSAWAMAFSPTKRTKDVLMWMLSTKMMPPVGALIPIYLIFRNSGLLDTRIGLVVVLTLINLPIIVWMLYTYFKEIPGEILEAARMDGASLAKEIVYVLTPMAVPGIASTLLLNIILAWNEAFWTLNLTASKAAPLTAFIASYSSPEGLFYAKLSAASTMAIAPILILGWFSQKQLVRGLTFGAVK, encoded by the coding sequence ATGGCACGCCAAGTCACACTGCAGCGCAAGCTGGTCATGACCGTGATCGTCTGGGCTCTCGGTCTCCTGATCTTCTTCCCGATCCTCTGGACGATCCTGACCAGCTTCAAGACCGAAGCCGAAGCGATCGCCTCGCCGCCGTCCTTCCTCTTCTTCCACTGGACGACGGAAAACTATGCCGAAGTGCAGAGCCGCTCGAACTACTTCCTGCACTTCTTCAACTCGGTCACCATTTCCGTGGGCTCGACGCTGCTCGGTCTGCTGATCGCCATTCCGTCCGCATGGGCGATGGCCTTCTCGCCGACCAAGCGGACCAAGGACGTGCTGATGTGGATGCTGTCGACCAAGATGATGCCGCCCGTCGGCGCGCTCATCCCGATCTACCTGATCTTCCGCAACTCGGGTCTCCTCGACACGCGGATCGGCCTGGTCGTCGTGCTCACCCTCATCAACCTGCCGATCATCGTCTGGATGCTCTACACCTACTTCAAGGAAATCCCGGGCGAGATCCTCGAGGCGGCCCGCATGGACGGCGCATCGCTCGCCAAGGAAATCGTCTACGTCCTGACGCCGATGGCCGTGCCGGGCATCGCCTCCACGCTGCTCCTCAACATCATCCTGGCGTGGAACGAAGCCTTCTGGACCCTGAACCTGACGGCCTCCAAGGCCGCCCCGCTCACCGCCTTCATCGCCTCCTATTCGAGCCCCGAAGGCCTCTTCTACGCCAAGCTTTCCGCCGCCTCCACGATGGCGATCGCACCGATCCTCATCCTTGGCTGGTTCTCGCAGAAACAACTCGTTCGCGGCCTGACCTTTGGCGCGGTGAAATAA
- a CDS encoding carbohydrate ABC transporter permease, with the protein MATLQTRSAARLMMAPSVLLLLAWMIVPLAMTIYFSFLRYNLLMPGTEEWIGFLNYQYFLTDPAFFAALTNTLLLVVGVLLITILGGIGFALLLDQPVFGQGIVRILVIAPFFVMPTVSALVWKNMFMNPVNGLFAWVAKLFGMQPIDWLASAPLTSIIIIVAWQWLPFSTLILLTALQSLDEEQKEASEMDGAGPISRFIYIVLPHMSRAITVVILIQTIFLLSVFAEILVTTNGGPGYQSTNITYLVYAQALLQFDIGGASAGGIVAVILANIVAIFLMRMIGKNLES; encoded by the coding sequence ATGGCGACGCTACAGACACGGTCAGCCGCACGGCTGATGATGGCACCCTCCGTTCTCCTGCTGCTGGCATGGATGATCGTGCCGCTGGCAATGACGATCTACTTCTCCTTCCTGCGCTACAATCTGTTGATGCCGGGGACGGAGGAATGGATCGGCTTTCTGAACTATCAGTACTTTCTGACCGATCCGGCCTTCTTCGCCGCTCTCACCAACACGCTTCTGCTGGTCGTCGGCGTTCTTCTGATCACCATTCTCGGCGGCATCGGCTTCGCGCTTCTGCTCGACCAGCCGGTGTTCGGCCAGGGCATCGTGCGCATCCTGGTGATCGCGCCGTTCTTCGTCATGCCGACGGTCTCGGCGCTGGTCTGGAAGAACATGTTCATGAACCCGGTCAACGGGCTCTTCGCCTGGGTCGCCAAGCTGTTCGGCATGCAGCCGATCGACTGGCTCGCCAGCGCACCGCTGACCTCGATCATCATCATCGTTGCCTGGCAGTGGCTGCCCTTCTCGACCCTCATCCTGCTGACCGCCCTGCAGTCGCTGGACGAGGAGCAGAAGGAAGCCTCCGAGATGGACGGCGCCGGCCCGATCTCGCGCTTCATCTACATCGTGCTGCCGCACATGTCGCGCGCCATCACCGTGGTCATCCTTATCCAGACCATCTTCCTGCTTTCGGTCTTCGCCGAAATCCTCGTCACCACCAATGGCGGCCCGGGCTACCAGAGCACCAACATCACCTATCTCGTCTACGCTCAGGCCCTTCTGCAGTTCGACATTGGCGGAGCTTCCGCAGGCGGCATCGTCGCCGTCATCCTCGCCAACATCGTTGCCATCTTCCTGATGCGCATGATCGGCAAGAACCTGGAGAGCTGA
- a CDS encoding ABC transporter substrate-binding protein, translating into MTLKTILLGCCSAIAFASMASAETLTIATVNNGDMIRMQKLTDDFKKDNPDIDLEWVTLEENVLRQKVTTDVATKGGQYDIMTIGTYEVPIWAKQGWLLPLNNLGADYDVDDLLPAIRSGLTVDDKLYAAPFYGESSMVMYRKDLMEKAGLTMPDAPTWDFIADAARKMTDKANEVYGICLRGKAGWGENMAFLTAMSNSFGARWFDENWKPQFDQPEWKDTLDFYVKLMNDAGPPGASSNGFNENLALFQTGKCGMWIDATVAASFVTNPKDSTVADKVGFALAPDKGLGKRGNWLWAWSLGIPAGTKKAEAAEKFVAWATSKHYTELVAEKEGWANVPPGTRKSLYDNPKYQEAAPFAKMTLESINAADPAHPTVKPVPYTGVQFVAIPEFQGIGTAVGQQFSAALAGQVSVDQALQSAQQLTEREMTKAGYIK; encoded by the coding sequence ATGACATTGAAGACCATTTTGCTGGGCTGCTGCTCAGCAATTGCGTTTGCCAGCATGGCATCCGCAGAAACCCTCACCATCGCGACCGTCAACAACGGCGACATGATCCGGATGCAGAAGCTGACGGACGACTTCAAGAAGGACAATCCGGACATCGACCTCGAATGGGTCACGCTGGAAGAAAACGTTCTTCGCCAGAAGGTCACCACCGACGTCGCCACCAAGGGCGGCCAGTACGACATCATGACGATCGGCACCTATGAAGTTCCGATCTGGGCCAAGCAGGGCTGGCTTCTGCCGCTCAACAACCTTGGCGCCGACTATGATGTCGACGACCTGCTTCCCGCCATTCGTTCGGGCCTGACCGTTGACGACAAGCTCTATGCTGCACCGTTCTACGGCGAAAGCTCCATGGTCATGTACCGCAAGGACCTGATGGAAAAGGCCGGGCTCACCATGCCCGACGCCCCGACCTGGGACTTCATTGCCGACGCGGCTCGCAAGATGACCGACAAGGCCAATGAAGTGTACGGCATCTGCCTTCGCGGCAAGGCCGGCTGGGGTGAAAACATGGCGTTCCTGACGGCCATGTCCAATTCCTTCGGCGCCCGCTGGTTCGACGAAAACTGGAAGCCCCAGTTCGACCAGCCGGAATGGAAGGACACGCTCGACTTCTACGTCAAGCTGATGAACGACGCCGGACCGCCCGGCGCATCCTCGAACGGCTTCAACGAGAACCTCGCCCTCTTCCAGACCGGCAAGTGCGGCATGTGGATCGACGCGACCGTTGCCGCTTCCTTCGTCACCAACCCGAAGGACTCGACGGTTGCCGACAAGGTCGGTTTTGCGCTCGCTCCGGACAAGGGCCTCGGCAAGCGCGGCAACTGGCTCTGGGCCTGGTCGCTCGGCATTCCCGCCGGCACCAAGAAGGCTGAAGCCGCCGAAAAGTTCGTCGCCTGGGCAACCTCCAAGCACTACACCGAACTGGTCGCGGAAAAGGAAGGCTGGGCGAACGTACCCCCGGGTACCCGCAAGTCTCTCTATGACAACCCGAAGTACCAGGAAGCCGCTCCGTTCGCGAAGATGACCCTCGAGTCGATCAACGCGGCCGATCCGGCCCATCCGACGGTCAAGCCGGTCCCCTATACGGGCGTCCAGTTCGTGGCGATCCCGGAATTCCAGGGCATCGGTACCGCAGTCGGCCAGCAGTTCTCGGCGGCTCTCGCCGGCCAGGTCAGTGTTGACCAGGCCCTGCAGAGCGCCCAGCAGCTTACCGAGCGCGAAATGACCAAGGCAGGCTACATCAAGTAG
- a CDS encoding sugar-binding transcriptional regulator, with translation MARRTGASGRLDDAARAGWLYYVAGRTQDEIASIMGISRQSAQRLVSLAVSERLVKMRLDHPIADCLERAAALKEKFDLRHCEIVPSDPGSASTITGIAEAAAAEIERWLRRETPVIMAVGTGRTLKAAVDQLPPMECPDHRIVSITGNVGPDGSAAYYNVIFSMADAIKGRHFPMPLPVHVNSREERDLLHDQALIQTTMALGAKADVCFLGIGEMGPEAPLCVDGFLKREEIGELEEAGAAGEICGWIFDQNGALLDHPINDRVASLPIPSRETATVIGVAKGKRKNAAIRAALLGRQINGIITDEDTADFLLKR, from the coding sequence ATGGCCAGAAGGACGGGCGCATCGGGGCGGCTGGACGACGCCGCAAGGGCGGGCTGGCTCTATTACGTCGCCGGTCGCACCCAGGACGAGATCGCCTCGATCATGGGCATTTCCCGGCAATCCGCCCAGCGCCTCGTCTCCCTCGCCGTTTCCGAACGGTTGGTGAAGATGCGGCTCGACCATCCGATCGCCGACTGTCTGGAACGCGCCGCCGCGTTGAAGGAAAAGTTCGACCTCAGGCATTGCGAGATCGTGCCGAGCGATCCGGGCTCCGCCTCCACGATCACCGGCATCGCCGAAGCCGCGGCCGCGGAGATCGAACGCTGGCTGCGACGCGAAACGCCGGTCATCATGGCCGTCGGCACCGGCCGAACGCTCAAAGCGGCAGTTGACCAGTTGCCGCCGATGGAATGCCCCGACCACCGCATCGTCTCGATCACCGGCAATGTCGGGCCCGACGGATCTGCGGCCTACTACAACGTCATCTTTTCGATGGCCGATGCGATCAAGGGACGGCATTTCCCCATGCCCCTGCCCGTCCATGTCAATTCGCGCGAGGAACGCGACCTGCTGCACGACCAGGCGCTCATCCAGACCACCATGGCGCTCGGCGCCAAGGCCGACGTCTGTTTCCTCGGGATCGGTGAAATGGGCCCCGAAGCCCCGCTCTGCGTCGATGGCTTCCTGAAACGCGAGGAAATCGGCGAACTTGAGGAAGCCGGGGCCGCCGGCGAGATTTGCGGCTGGATTTTCGACCAGAACGGCGCCCTCCTCGACCATCCGATCAACGACCGCGTCGCCAGTCTTCCGATCCCCTCGCGAGAGACCGCGACCGTCATCGGCGTCGCCAAGGGCAAGCGCAAGAATGCCGCGATTCGAGCCGCACTGCTCGGCCGCCAGATCAACGGCATCATCACCGACGAAGACACCGCTGATTTTCTGCTCAAGCGTTGA
- a CDS encoding TerC family protein: MDFSLTHLFDAAAVGTFLQVVMIDLVLAGDNAVVVGMAAAGLSKKDRRKAIAVGILIATALRIIFAVAASWLLAIIGLLLAGGILLLWVCWKMWRELKQGAPDETADAAESGASNIGIPGKTLAQATWQIVVADVSMSLDNVLAVAGAAHEHPTVLVFGLALSVVLMGIAASLIAALLNRHRWIAYIGLAIILFVALEMIYRGVVEVAQVVPV, encoded by the coding sequence ATGGACTTCTCACTGACACATCTCTTCGATGCAGCCGCGGTCGGGACCTTCCTGCAGGTCGTCATGATCGATCTTGTGCTGGCGGGCGACAATGCCGTCGTCGTCGGCATGGCGGCGGCCGGTCTCTCGAAGAAGGACCGTCGCAAGGCGATCGCGGTCGGTATCCTGATCGCCACGGCGCTGCGCATCATCTTCGCGGTCGCTGCGAGCTGGCTGCTGGCGATCATCGGCCTGCTTCTGGCCGGCGGCATCCTGCTTCTCTGGGTGTGCTGGAAGATGTGGCGTGAGTTGAAGCAGGGTGCGCCGGATGAGACCGCTGACGCTGCAGAGTCCGGTGCCAGCAATATCGGCATTCCCGGCAAGACCCTTGCCCAGGCGACCTGGCAGATCGTCGTCGCGGACGTCTCCATGTCGCTCGACAATGTGCTGGCCGTTGCCGGTGCCGCGCACGAACATCCGACCGTCCTCGTCTTCGGTCTTGCCCTCTCCGTCGTGCTGATGGGCATTGCCGCATCGCTGATCGCGGCCTTGCTCAACCGGCACCGCTGGATCGCCTATATCGGCTTGGCGATCATCCTGTTCGTCGCACTCGAGATGATCTATCGCGGGGTCGTAGAGGTGGCGCAGGTCGTGCCCGTCTGA
- a CDS encoding LysR family transcriptional regulator, protein MFSKAALRLKLIHLQLVAAVAQSGQISHAARLLAMTQPAASRMLSEIEKIVGMTLFERHPKGMTPTDAGRLLARRAHNVLTELGETSAEVEDFRRGVGGTVRVGAVTGGAIGYVVPAIKKLRQLSPKAEIHVEVAPSDQLVRDLTAGTFDLILGRVPPTSDIRDFNLAPARAERIEFVVRRGHPLEFEAQLTYERLASFEWVMQSVGTPIRKAVEEAFITGGAQPPTNVTNTMSLLVMIAAMQASNAIAPMASEVSELICNDNATSGLTTLNIPPIFVSPYYLISLKTRRLSPLASRLRSLLQEQLKAASPIVAADPNMPGLI, encoded by the coding sequence ATGTTCAGCAAAGCGGCACTCCGTCTCAAACTCATTCACCTGCAGCTGGTCGCGGCCGTGGCGCAGTCCGGCCAGATCAGTCACGCGGCAAGGCTGCTCGCCATGACCCAGCCGGCGGCGTCCCGCATGCTGTCGGAAATCGAGAAGATCGTGGGCATGACGCTGTTCGAGCGCCACCCGAAGGGCATGACGCCGACGGATGCCGGGCGCCTGCTGGCGCGCCGTGCCCACAACGTATTGACGGAGCTTGGCGAAACCTCTGCGGAAGTCGAGGATTTCCGCCGCGGCGTCGGCGGCACGGTGAGGGTCGGCGCGGTCACGGGCGGAGCGATCGGATACGTCGTGCCGGCAATCAAGAAGCTGCGGCAGCTTTCGCCAAAGGCGGAAATCCACGTCGAGGTGGCCCCAAGCGACCAGCTGGTGCGGGACCTGACGGCTGGAACCTTCGACCTCATTCTCGGCCGCGTTCCGCCAACGTCGGACATTCGCGATTTCAACCTCGCCCCGGCCCGCGCCGAACGTATCGAGTTCGTCGTCCGCCGTGGCCATCCGCTCGAATTCGAGGCGCAACTGACCTACGAAAGGCTGGCGAGCTTCGAATGGGTGATGCAGAGCGTCGGAACACCGATCAGGAAGGCGGTCGAGGAAGCGTTCATCACCGGCGGCGCCCAGCCGCCGACGAACGTCACGAACACGATGTCGCTCTTGGTGATGATCGCGGCCATGCAGGCCTCGAACGCGATTGCGCCCATGGCGAGCGAGGTGAGCGAGTTGATCTGCAACGACAACGCGACGTCCGGCCTGACGACGCTGAACATCCCGCCCATATTCGTCTCGCCCTACTACCTGATCTCCCTGAAGACGCGGCGACTGTCGCCGTTGGCGAGCCGGCTGCGCTCCCTGCTGCAGGAGCAGTTGAAAGCCGCCTCGCCGATCGTTGCTGCGGACCCGAACATGCCGGGACTCATCTGA
- the chvE gene encoding multiple monosaccharide ABC transporter substrate-binding protein has product MKRIATLVASIALGVSMFAAPSFAGDKGLVGIAMPTKSSTRWISDGESMVKSFQELGYDTDLQFGEDDIPNQLAQIENMVTKGAKVLVIGAIDGTTLSDILAQAHEQGVKVFAYDRLIRNSPNVDYYATFDNFKVGVLQAESLVKGLKERFPDTKPWNVELFGGSPDDNNAFFFYDGAMSVLQPMIDSGDIVIPSGQMGMDVVGTLRWDGAVAQARMDNLLSANYTDKKVNAVLSPYDGLSRGIISSLKGVGYDPAGKDFPIVSGQDAELASVKGMIAGEQYSTVFKDTRELAATTAKMVDAVMQGKEPEVNDTKTYDNGAKVVPSNLLTPYVVYKDDITKVLVGSGYYTQDQIDN; this is encoded by the coding sequence ATGAAAAGAATCGCAACTCTCGTTGCGTCGATTGCACTCGGCGTGTCGATGTTTGCCGCTCCGTCGTTTGCGGGCGACAAGGGCCTCGTCGGCATTGCAATGCCGACCAAGTCTTCGACCCGCTGGATTTCGGACGGCGAAAGCATGGTCAAGAGCTTCCAGGAGCTCGGCTACGACACCGACCTGCAGTTCGGCGAAGACGATATCCCGAACCAGCTCGCCCAGATCGAGAACATGGTCACCAAGGGCGCCAAGGTTCTGGTCATCGGCGCCATCGACGGCACGACGCTGTCCGACATTCTCGCTCAGGCACATGAGCAGGGCGTCAAGGTCTTCGCTTACGACCGCCTGATCCGCAACTCGCCGAACGTCGACTACTATGCGACCTTCGACAACTTCAAGGTTGGCGTTCTGCAGGCAGAATCGCTCGTCAAGGGCCTGAAGGAACGCTTCCCGGACACCAAGCCGTGGAACGTCGAACTGTTCGGCGGTTCGCCGGACGACAACAACGCCTTCTTCTTCTATGACGGCGCGATGAGCGTTCTGCAGCCGATGATCGACTCGGGTGACATCGTCATTCCGTCGGGCCAGATGGGCATGGACGTCGTCGGTACGCTGCGTTGGGACGGTGCGGTCGCTCAGGCTCGCATGGACAACCTGCTGTCGGCCAACTACACCGACAAGAAGGTCAACGCCGTCCTGTCGCCTTACGACGGTCTGTCGCGCGGCATCATCTCCTCGCTCAAGGGCGTTGGCTATGATCCGGCCGGCAAGGACTTCCCGATCGTTTCCGGTCAGGACGCCGAACTTGCGTCCGTCAAGGGCATGATCGCCGGCGAGCAGTACTCGACCGTGTTCAAGGACACCCGCGAACTGGCTGCCACCACTGCCAAGATGGTTGATGCCGTCATGCAGGGCAAGGAGCCGGAAGTGAACGACACCAAGACCTACGACAACGGTGCCAAGGTCGTTCCGTCGAACCTGCTGACGCCTTATGTCGTCTACAAGGACGACATCACCAAGGTTCTGGTCGGTTCCGGCTACTACACGCAGGACCAGATCGACAACTAA